A portion of the Polaribacter cellanae genome contains these proteins:
- a CDS encoding glucoamylase family protein — translation MKFTKKIKVPYIVNFFLLLAVAIGCTETAVTPPPPDVEAIFERPVKEIPFEDLLDVVQERTFNYFWDFAEPNSGLARERSQENALNGQSRRVVTMGGSGFGLSAFPIAVERGWQTKTKVIERLQKILTFLEGAEKYHGAFSHWYFGDTGMTRPFSTQDDGGDLVETAFLIQGLLINREYFSGNNAEEKDIRDRITAIWEGVEWDWYTRNKKVITWHWSPTHKFAIDLKVKGWNEGLITYVLAASSPTHSIDKETYINGWASNGGMKNGNSYFNIQLPLGPPKGGPLFFSQYSFIGLNPTNLTDQFANYFEQNKAHSLINYNHCKENPNGYKGYGGDSWGLTASDDFNGYAVHEPENDIGVITPTAALSSFPYTPVESKKALEYFYYKQNAKLWGEYGFYDAFSETNAWYSDGYLAIDQGPIVCMIENYRTQLLWNLFMQNQEIKDGLTKLGFTY, via the coding sequence ATGAAATTCACAAAAAAGATAAAAGTACCATATATAGTAAACTTTTTTTTATTGTTGGCTGTAGCAATAGGTTGTACAGAAACTGCGGTTACTCCACCTCCACCAGATGTAGAAGCTATTTTTGAACGCCCTGTAAAAGAAATTCCTTTTGAAGATCTATTAGATGTAGTGCAAGAACGTACATTTAATTATTTTTGGGACTTTGCAGAACCAAATAGTGGGTTGGCAAGAGAACGTTCTCAAGAAAATGCCTTAAATGGGCAATCTAGAAGAGTTGTTACAATGGGTGGTTCAGGTTTCGGTCTTTCTGCCTTTCCAATAGCAGTAGAAAGAGGTTGGCAAACAAAAACTAAAGTAATAGAACGTTTACAAAAGATACTTACATTTTTAGAAGGAGCAGAAAAATATCATGGTGCATTTTCTCATTGGTATTTTGGCGATACTGGTATGACAAGACCATTTAGTACACAAGATGATGGAGGAGACCTTGTAGAAACTGCATTTTTAATTCAGGGTTTATTAATTAATAGAGAATATTTCTCTGGAAATAATGCTGAAGAAAAAGACATTAGAGATAGAATTACTGCTATTTGGGAAGGTGTAGAATGGGATTGGTACACAAGAAATAAAAAAGTAATAACTTGGCATTGGTCTCCTACACACAAATTTGCAATCGATTTAAAAGTAAAAGGTTGGAACGAAGGATTAATAACCTATGTTTTAGCAGCTTCTTCACCTACACATTCAATTGACAAAGAAACTTATATAAATGGATGGGCTTCTAATGGAGGCATGAAAAATGGAAATTCGTATTTTAACATACAACTTCCTTTAGGACCACCAAAAGGAGGCCCTTTATTTTTCTCTCAATATTCTTTTATTGGTTTAAATCCAACAAACTTAACAGATCAGTTTGCTAATTATTTTGAACAAAACAAAGCACATTCATTAATTAATTACAACCACTGTAAAGAAAATCCTAATGGTTACAAAGGTTATGGTGGAGATAGCTGGGGCTTAACTGCAAGTGACGATTTTAATGGTTACGCAGTACATGAGCCAGAAAATGATATTGGCGTAATAACACCAACAGCTGCTTTATCCTCTTTTCCTTACACGCCTGTAGAGTCTAAAAAGGCACTGGAATATTTCTATTATAAACAAAATGCAAAACTTTGGGGAGAATATGGTTTTTACGATGCATTTTCAGAAACGAACGCATGGTATTCAGATGGTTATTTAGCAATTGACCAAGGACCAATTGTTTGTATGATAGAGAATTATAGAACTCAATTACTTTGGAATCTTTTTATGCAAAATCAAGAAATTAAAGACGGTTTAACAAAATTAGGTTTTACATATTAA
- a CDS encoding glucoamylase family protein, whose amino-acid sequence MFSSKTSFFPKLNIVIAFIGIVLFLSNCKQNKKKATNQKISFENLLDTVQKKTFNYFWDFAEEKSGLARERSHSDAFNGESKNIVTTGGTGLGIASFPTAVTRGWVTREEAINRLDKILTFLEKSEKYHGAFSHWYFADSNKTRPFSDLDDGGDIVETALLLQGLLINRQYFSKEISNEKQIRNRITAIWEAVEWNWYTQGKKSISWHWSIKNGFKANLPVSGWNEALIVYVLAAASPTYSIDKETYINGWARNGDMKNGKSFYGYNLPLGEDFGGPLFLSQYSFLGLDPRDLKDAFCDNYFEQNKTHTLINYEYCKENPKNFKGYSENSWGLTASDNYNGYSAHSPTNDLGVITPTAALSSFPYTPKKSRKALEHFYYNLKDKLWGKYGFYDAFSEQQNWFSKGYLAIDQGPIVAMIENYRTQQLWNLFMNDKDVKSGLKKLGFSSPKI is encoded by the coding sequence ATGTTTTCAAGTAAGACTTCCTTTTTTCCAAAATTAAATATTGTAATCGCATTTATTGGAATTGTTCTTTTTTTGAGTAACTGTAAACAAAACAAGAAAAAAGCTACTAATCAAAAAATTTCTTTCGAAAATTTGTTAGATACTGTTCAAAAGAAAACCTTTAACTATTTCTGGGATTTTGCTGAAGAAAAAAGTGGTCTTGCAAGAGAAAGGTCTCATAGCGATGCCTTTAATGGAGAATCTAAAAACATCGTTACCACTGGTGGTACTGGTTTAGGTATTGCTTCTTTTCCTACTGCAGTAACAAGAGGTTGGGTTACGAGAGAAGAAGCGATAAATCGTTTAGATAAAATATTAACATTTTTAGAAAAATCAGAAAAATACCATGGAGCATTTTCTCATTGGTATTTTGCAGATTCTAATAAAACACGCCCTTTTAGTGATTTAGATGATGGTGGAGATATTGTAGAAACCGCACTTTTATTACAAGGACTTCTTATTAATAGACAATATTTTTCAAAAGAAATATCAAACGAAAAACAAATTAGAAATAGAATTACTGCTATTTGGGAAGCTGTAGAGTGGAATTGGTATACACAAGGTAAAAAGAGTATTTCTTGGCATTGGTCTATAAAAAATGGCTTTAAAGCTAATTTACCTGTAAGTGGTTGGAATGAAGCATTAATTGTATACGTGTTAGCAGCTGCATCTCCAACCTATTCTATAGACAAAGAAACTTACATTAATGGCTGGGCAAGAAATGGTGATATGAAAAACGGAAAATCTTTTTATGGCTATAATTTGCCTTTAGGAGAAGATTTTGGAGGTCCATTATTCCTATCACAATATTCTTTTTTAGGGTTAGATCCAAGAGATTTAAAAGATGCTTTTTGTGACAATTATTTCGAACAAAATAAAACCCACACATTAATCAATTACGAATACTGCAAAGAGAATCCGAAAAACTTTAAAGGATATAGCGAAAATTCTTGGGGCTTAACCGCTAGTGACAATTACAATGGATATTCTGCACACAGCCCAACAAACGATTTAGGCGTAATTACACCAACTGCAGCTTTATCATCATTTCCATACACACCAAAAAAATCAAGAAAAGCTTTAGAACATTTTTACTACAATTTAAAAGATAAACTTTGGGGGAAATATGGTTTTTATGATGCTTTTTCTGAACAACAAAATTGGTTTTCTAAAGGATATTTAGCCATTGATCAAGGACCAATTGTGGCAATGATCGAAAATTATAGAACACAACAACTTTGGAATTTATTTATGAATGATAAAGATGTAAAATCTGGATTAAAAAAATTAGGTTTTTCAAGTCCAAAAATATAA
- the bglX gene encoding beta-glucosidase BglX: MTKISKKTANTYLTFNNPNIEEKVTQLMSQMTLDEKIGQTVMYASEMDVTGPVLDANYLEYIKKGEVGAVLNASGVSYVRKIQKLAVENSRLGIPLLFGFDVIHGYKTIFPIPLAESCSWDLDLMEQTAQIAARESSAAGLHWTFAPMVDISRDARWGRIAEGAGEDVYLGSLIAKARVRGFQGNLESTNNILACAKHFAGYGAAQAGRDYHTVDMSDIELRNTHLPPFKAALNEGVATFMTAFNELNGVPATGNKYLLDTILRKEWNFKGFVVTDYTSITEMIAHGFAENLKHAGEIAINAGSDMDMQSGAYKNHLKEYLNEKKLDKERLNEAVKSILRMKFKLGLFDDPYRFCDEEKEKQFILSKEHLKKATETAKKSIVLLKNKNKVLPLKNTSKIALIGPLADDTHHILGTWAAFGRENKNIISIKEELENKNIDFKYTKGCDILEENREDFKNAIAIAKKSDVVVMVMGETENMSGEAACRTNIKLPGLQQELIAEIKKTGKPIILVLMNGRPLDLSWEDKTVNAILETWFLGTNCAAAITEVLFGTYNPSGKLTVTFPRNVGQIPLFYNQKNTGRPTNVPNADPRYTSKYLDVANSPLYPFGYGLSYTEFTYSKVTLDANTLFFNTSIKASVTITNTGNYDGEEIVQLYIKDVVGSITRPIKELKGFKKITLKKGESKTVQFEITAELLKFYNQKQDFVCEEGEFKLFIAGSSNHKFTNTFFLK; this comes from the coding sequence ATGACTAAAATTAGCAAAAAAACAGCAAACACCTATCTTACTTTTAACAATCCTAATATAGAAGAAAAGGTAACACAACTAATGTCTCAAATGACTTTAGATGAAAAGATAGGACAAACTGTTATGTATGCTAGCGAAATGGATGTTACAGGGCCTGTCTTAGATGCAAATTATTTAGAATACATAAAAAAGGGAGAAGTTGGAGCTGTGTTAAATGCTTCTGGAGTTTCTTACGTTAGAAAAATTCAAAAATTAGCCGTAGAAAATTCTAGACTAGGAATTCCGTTACTTTTTGGTTTTGATGTAATTCATGGTTACAAAACTATTTTTCCAATCCCGTTAGCAGAATCTTGCAGTTGGGATTTAGATTTAATGGAACAAACTGCACAAATAGCTGCTAGAGAATCTTCTGCAGCAGGTTTACATTGGACTTTTGCTCCCATGGTCGATATATCTAGAGATGCAAGATGGGGTAGAATTGCAGAAGGAGCAGGAGAAGATGTTTATCTTGGAAGCCTTATTGCCAAAGCAAGAGTTAGAGGTTTTCAAGGAAATTTAGAATCGACCAATAATATTTTAGCCTGCGCAAAACATTTTGCTGGTTATGGTGCAGCACAAGCTGGTAGAGACTATCACACAGTAGATATGTCTGATATTGAATTAAGAAACACACACCTACCCCCTTTTAAAGCTGCATTAAATGAAGGCGTTGCAACATTTATGACAGCTTTTAACGAATTAAATGGGGTACCAGCAACAGGAAATAAATATCTGTTAGATACAATTTTAAGAAAGGAATGGAATTTTAAAGGTTTTGTTGTAACAGACTATACTTCTATTACAGAAATGATTGCTCATGGCTTTGCAGAAAACCTAAAACACGCAGGAGAAATAGCAATAAATGCAGGTTCAGATATGGATATGCAGAGTGGTGCTTATAAAAATCATCTAAAAGAATATTTAAACGAAAAAAAATTAGATAAAGAAAGATTAAATGAAGCTGTTAAGAGTATTTTAAGAATGAAATTTAAATTGGGTTTATTTGACGATCCCTATAGATTTTGTGATGAAGAAAAAGAAAAACAATTCATTTTAAGCAAAGAACATCTAAAAAAAGCAACAGAAACAGCAAAGAAATCTATTGTATTATTAAAAAATAAAAACAAGGTTTTACCATTAAAAAACACTTCTAAAATAGCACTTATTGGACCTCTTGCAGATGATACACACCATATTTTAGGTACTTGGGCAGCATTTGGTCGAGAAAACAAAAATATCATCAGCATAAAAGAAGAGCTAGAAAATAAAAATATCGATTTTAAATATACAAAAGGATGTGACATTTTAGAGGAAAACAGAGAAGATTTTAAAAATGCAATTGCCATCGCAAAAAAATCTGATGTGGTAGTAATGGTTATGGGAGAGACTGAAAATATGAGCGGAGAAGCCGCTTGCAGAACCAATATAAAACTACCAGGCTTACAACAAGAACTAATTGCCGAAATAAAAAAAACAGGAAAACCTATAATATTAGTTCTAATGAACGGAAGACCATTAGACCTTTCTTGGGAAGATAAAACTGTAAATGCCATTTTAGAAACTTGGTTTTTAGGCACAAACTGTGCTGCTGCGATTACAGAAGTACTTTTTGGCACTTACAATCCTTCAGGAAAATTAACCGTTACATTTCCAAGAAATGTTGGTCAAATTCCTCTTTTTTACAATCAAAAAAATACTGGAAGACCTACAAATGTTCCAAATGCAGACCCAAGATATACTTCTAAATATTTAGATGTAGCAAACAGCCCCTTATACCCTTTTGGCTATGGATTAAGCTACACAGAATTCACTTACAGCAAAGTAACATTAGATGCTAACACTCTTTTTTTCAATACATCTATAAAAGCTTCTGTAACCATTACTAATACAGGAAACTATGATGGAGAAGAAATAGTACAACTTTATATAAAAGATGTTGTTGGTAGCATTACAAGACCTATAAAAGAATTAAAAGGTTTTAAAAAAATAACTTTAAAAAAGGGAGAATCTAAAACAGTACAGTTTGAAATAACTGCAGAGCTTTTAAAATTTTATAATCAAAAACAAGATTTTGTTTGCGAAGAAGGTGAATTTAAACTTTTTATTGCAGGAAGCTCTAATCATAAGTTTACAAATACATTTTTTTTAAAATAA